CCTCCGTTCGCTAACCAGAAAATTTGATTATGTGGTTACTTCTATTGAGGATTCAAATGACTTGTCCACAATTTCCATTGATGAGCTGGTTGGTTCACTTCAAGCGCATGAGCAGCGGATGAACCAATATGATGATGCAAGCCATTTGGAAAAGGCGTTGCAAAGTAAAGTATCCATTGGTGACAATTCTGGCTGTAGCAGTTATGTACGTGGCAGAGGTGGCTACCGAGGTGGACGAGGACGTGGAAGGCAGTCTTTCAACAGAGGCCAGAATTCTGAAGGTTATCAACCATCTGGTCATGGTCAGAATTTTAGAGGTCGAGGAAGAAGTGGATTTCAACGAGGTGATAAATCTCAATTTCAATgttataattgtaataaatttggTCACTTCAGTTATGAGTGTAGAGCACCAAAAGTCGAAGAAAGGAGTCACTTTGCTGTAGTAAAAGAAGATAA
The sequence above is drawn from the Apium graveolens cultivar Ventura chromosome 2, ASM990537v1, whole genome shotgun sequence genome and encodes:
- the LOC141693900 gene encoding uncharacterized protein LOC141693900, producing the protein MQKRQKKPGRFCKNHSKESKKSKWCGFRCYAGSSKIKDEKFVTRVKAITNDMKRNGESLDDVQVMEKLLRSLTRKFDYVVTSIEDSNDLSTISIDELVGSLQAHEQRMNQYDDASHLEKALQSKVSIGDNSGCSSYVRGRGGYRGGRGRGRQSFNRGQNSEGYQPSGHGQNFRGRGRSGFQRGDKSQFQCYNCNKFGHFSYECRAPKVEERSHFAVVKEDKDVGTAMSLTYKGDERNKKNVWYLDSGASNHMTGHKELFMEIDDTISGEVTFGDSSKIPVKGKGTVTIMSKKGEKNI